The sequence ATTGTTAACATATAAAAATGTGACATGTCCGTAGACCTCATTCATAAAATTCCTTCACGGGGTTGGAGCGAGTAGAAGAGGGGTGCATGTAGACATGCATGTACCTTGGACGAGTGAGCATGCGGCCAAAGCGGCGGGAACACCGAGTCCAAGGGTAAAGGTCCCGGCTACGGATCCAGCTGATGCGCAGCAGGTAACGTAGCCTGACAAGCATTACTATTATACAAGCCACATATCTTATGTTCGGACTCACCTGCATTGCACGCAGAGTAGCACAAGCCCATTGCGATAGGGCCCGCCTGTGCTTGGCCGGCATTCAAGGCAACTATAGCCAGGGCGATAGCAGAGGTAATAGAGAGCTTCATTGTGGAAAGATCGATTGAACGTGGGGGTTTGTTTAGGAAGGTACCGAGTGGTGTCTGGCAAAGACCATGAGCCACGCTATTTTATACACAAATCAAGGTGGCTATTTGTATTGATGTGATATTTGCTTCTGACTCAAGTCACTCTATTCGACCAATCAGAAATTTGGCCGCTCAACGAACCCTCGTGGTTACCCTGGAATCACGTTGAGATCGCGCGCCCACTACCTAACTTCGTCTATGAATGCCATCATGTCATTCTGCTATATATCTATTAAGCTCCATGTGTATGTGTCGTAGCTCCTAAATGTCATGGGACACACGCTTCCGTCAAAGGAGTGGCTAAAGGACAGTGGTTTGACGCCTTGTCCTGGTCTTCGGAAGCGAGTAATATTATATGGCACTCAATGGAGCATGATCCCAGGACCTTAAACGCATCCATAACCAGACGAAGGTACGAGATTGTATGTGTGAAATTTGCTAAGATACTGGCGTTATTGTAGTGGTATATTGGTATTATTATAAAAGAAGGCCATTCCTAGTCATAAATGGCCATAGTTCTATGCAAATCCAATGTGAATGCCGAACTAACGCCCTGTTCTGAGTCCCGGTAATTTCAGTAGCCACACTATACCACATTATCGGCCATTAGTCATCCTTTTGTATGCACCACTGTTCCAGATAGCCGAGGCGCATAATCCGTCCAAGTAACGTCTACAATGAATAGCAATTCACACACCCCTAGGACTTGCCCGCCGGGTAGTTTCAGAGAGGAAATGTTTATTATACAAATTTGGGACCCTAGATAACATACAATCACCAACTATTTTACACTACTGTTTAGTCCATTTCTTCAATCTCAACATCATCGTCGTAATCCATCATGTCATCGTACTGAGCCCCAGTCCCCTCGTGATTAGGTACGATGTGGAGACGGTTATGAGGTCCATCGAACTTGACATTGACTACCTCGCCATCTCGGATACGCTCTTCGAGTATCAAGACCGAGAGTGGATTGAGCAACTCTTGCTGAATCACGCGATTTAGCGGGCGAGCACCATAGATGGGTGAGTAGCCAATAGAACCAAGGTAATGCTTGGCTTCCGGGTCGATATTGATTTTCAACTTGCGATCCGCGATGCGCTCTTCGAGCTCCTTGAGGCGAATGTCAACGATTTTCATCACGTTTCCGCGAGACAGAGTGCGCTAAGAGAAATAGTCAGTAAACTTGGGCACGCGTGTAAAATCATTGAGACTTACGAAGACGATAACCTCGTCGATACGGTTGACAAACTCGGGCGGGAAGTGGGCTTGGATTGCGCCCATGACAAGGTTGCGTGCCTCGGGCCTGACAGGACCCTCACCCATATCGTTTAGGTACGCTGCCCCAAGGTTAGAAGTCATGATGACGACCGTATTACGGAAGTCAACAATGCGACCCTGTCCATCAGTTAGGCGACCATCGTCGAGGACTTGCAGGAATAGCGTAACAAATTCACGAGAAGCCTTCTCGATCTCGTCGATGAGGACAATACTGTATGGCTTGCGTCGCACATACTCGGTGAGCTGTCCTCCGGAGTCATGGCCGATGTAACCCGGAGGTGCACCGATAAGTCGAGAGATGGAGTGCTTTTCGGAATATTCGCTGCCGTCAATACGGATCATGGCATCAGGTGAGTCGAAGAGCAGAGTTGCCAGCTGGAAGTGTAAGTCAGTATATGCGTACAACCCATAGTCAAATACGACTTACTGTTTTACTCAGTAGCGTTTTACCAGTACCGGATGGACCGGCCATGAGGAACGAAGCAATGGGGCGGTTTTTGTTTGCCAAGCCGCTGCGAGAGAGACGAATCGCATTCGCGACAGCCTTGACAGCCTCGGGTTGGCCGACGACACTCTCCGAAAGGATCTTTTCCATACGCAATAGTTTCTCGCGTTCGGTTGACATTAGGCGGGTAACGGGGATTGAGGTCCAGCGAGAGACAATTTCGGCAATGGCTTCAGGAGTGACTGCGTCGTTGGCTGAAGGCTCTTCGCTTTCCTTCTTGCGTTCGAGGGCTTCGAGCCGCTTTTGGAGGTCAGGGATAGCATAGTATCTTAAATCAGAGGCAGTAGTAATATCGTAGCGCCGCTCAGCGTCGTCTGCCTTGGCCCTAAGCTCATCTATCTTCTTGCGAATCTCGTTGAGCTCATTGCCGCGGCGCTTCTCGTTCTCGTAAGCGGCCTTCATAGGTTGGAGACGATCTTCGAGGTCTGCAATGGCTTTCTTGGCAATAGTTAGACGCTCCTTGCTCGCAGTATCTTTTTCGCGCTAATAGAGAACGATAAGTAATCATAGACGCTTTGAAAAACGCATGTAACTTACCTCAAGAGCATGAATTTCAATCTCTAGCTCGAGTTTCTTGCGCTCCAGTTTGTCAATCTCCTCGGGGCTCGTTTCGCGGGTGACCCTAACGCTTGCGCAGGCCTCATCGACCAGGTCAATCGCCGAGTCGGGGAGACGGCGGCTGGTCAAGTATCGGTGTGCGAGGACAGCCGCTTGAATAAGCGCGGGGTCGAGGATTCGAACACCATGGTGAACTTCGTATCGTTCCCGAATACCACGGAGAATACTAATGGTGTCGGGAACGGATGGCTCGTTGACGATGACCTGGGCGAACCGACGCTCGAGCGCCGCATCCTTCTCGATGTACTGACGGTATTCAGCATAGGTCGTCGCACCGATACAACGAAGTTTGCCGCGAGCAAGTAGAGGTTTCAGAAGATTCGCAGCATCTAGTAGAGAATGTTAGTAGTAAACTTAAGCATGAAGGAGAGAATACATACCGATTCCGCCACTCGAATTTCCACTACCAGCCATGATCAGGTGCAACTCGTCGATGAAAAGAATGATTCCAACGCCCTCCTCTCCCTTCTTCTCGATCTCGCTCAATACAGACTTGATCCGCTCCTCGTATTCACCCTTGTATTTGGCGCCAGCCATCAATGCACCCATGTCCAAGCTGAACAGTCGTCCAAGCAAGGATGCGGGAACATCACGCTTCACAATGCGTTGAGCCAGACCCTCTGCGATGGCAGTCTTTCCGACACCAGGCTCGCCGATAAGAACGGGGTTGTTCTTTGTTCGTCGACACAAGATGCGGACAACTCGCCGAATTTCGTTGTCGCGTCCAATGACGGGATCAATTTTGCCCTCTTCAGCCAGTGCGGTCAGGTCAACCGCATACTTGGTGAGCGCATCGAAGCCTTGCTCGGCATTCTTGCTATCAACCCGACGGTTTCCTCGAGTTGCTTGTGTAGCAGTCTTGATCGCGGCAGGGGTAAGATTTGCTTCTTTCAGCAAGGCGATAACTCCGGAGTCCTTGACGAGAGAGAGGATGAGATGGTCCTGTGCAATATACGAATCATGCTGCAAGAGGTAGTCAGTATTGTGTCTGACCCAAACTTTATATAACAACATACCATGTCCTTTTGTATACTCTGTGCCTCCCGAAGTACCTTCACAGTCGCTGAGCTGAATGTCGTTTCATCTGGAGGTGGGTCTTGAGAAGGTAATCGCACTAGTTGCTTCTGGATTGCACGGTTTACGGAGGCCTACAGCAAGAGTAAGAAATGAATAAAACTAATAATGGAAATTATACTTACAATATCGCCACCAGCTTTAGCAATCACTGATGCAAACAGAGATGTACCAGCCGCGTTGTCGGCAACACCACTCCCTTCGTTGAGTAGCGCATTAGCAATGTGGAAGGGAGTAACTTGAGCGTTGGCGTGGTCCTTGGCCGACTGAACCGCAGCCTGCAAGGGAGTGGATTGAGTCTTTCTTTTATAATTTAATTAAGTCATGCCACTTACGGCAATGGTAGTTTCAGTCTTGTCGGTAAAGTCAAAATTCATGTCGTGTATAAGTATAGGAGGGTAGGTAAGTGATAACTAGTTGAGTGGTGAGTCGGTGGGGCCAAAGAAGGTGGTCTATTTATACCCGTAACAACCAATCCTCGACCATGTTCCCCCATGATCGAGTTGCGCCCAGAATTCTATCGCACTTTCTGGACAATTCTGGCACTGGTGAGCCCGGTGATGTCAGGGAAGGTCCCTGATTACCAGCCACGGCCAGTTGCCAATTACCTTTTCTGATTCACTTTGACGTCACAGTGACCTGCGAGTTGCATGGTCTAAGCGCCTTGATCGGACCTTTCGTTGACATCGACGACAACCAGCCATAGATTGCCACTCCGAACGACTAGGCTACCGCTATGGTGTGGTCGTTTCTCAACACGGGCAAAGAGGCCCTACATGCGGTTAGCAAAGAGCATAGCTCGTGTATATCTCATCTCGTCCGAAATATTACTAACCTTAAATCAACTAGCTTCTTAATAGATTCTTAGCACCCTACGTCGAAGGTCTCGACACATCGCAACTTCAGTATGGTGTTTGGCAAGGTCTGTCCTCATTTGAAGTCGCAGAATGAGCTATATTCATTATATTATCAGGCCAATTATCTCTTCGAGGACTTAAGCTTAAGAAAGGCGCTTTGGACAAATTTAGGTTGCCAGTGGATGTGCTAGAGGGTATGCCAAGTTTGGTAATGTTGGTGAAGTCATTAAATCTATTTGCAGGATATGTCGGTACATTTACATTGACCATTCCCTGGCAAAATATCACTGGTCGACCTGTGGAAGTATATATTGAGGATGTGTATTTACTGGCAGTTCCCGCTGCAGAGAGCACAGTGAGGTCATTTGAGCCGCTGTTTACATCATTCTAACATACTTCTAGTTCGATCCCGCCGAAGATGAAGAGCGGAAGCAAGCAACTAAACAAGAGCGTCTAAATGCTGCAGAGATTGTCCGAGTTCGGGGGCAGATGGCCGACGCGTCCACTACAAGTATGTTTGTTCCTCGTCGAGCCATGACACTGAGTTTAAAATATCGGTCAAGACGACTCGCAGCAGCACCAAGGATTAATCGAAAGCATAACTGGGCGTATTGTAAATAATGTTCAAATTACCGTCAAGAATATTCACATTCGCTACGAAGATAGCATCAGCGCCCCAGGTGTGAGTAAATCGCTAATTGACATTGTGTTATATTGACATGTAATTTCGGTAGCATCCTTTCTCAGCCGGTATTACCTTGGCTGGCTTCACCGCAAATTCCGTCGACGAGAACTGGATTCCCACATTTATTCAGGATACCCGCGCTGGTGTCCATAAAGTAAGGATATCATGCTATCTAACAATCTGTAGTTATATTGAAGGGCTCCTTAGCTTGCAAAGTTGGAATCACTTTCGGTTTACTTTAATACCGATATGACCAGCATGGCCGGCCTTCCCTTCGCTGAGGCTATGCCTAAGTTCAACGCTGGAGTACGTGCTTGTCTCTCCTCTTCAACTACTCACTAAACATTCTTTCTAGATTGCTCATCGCGGA comes from Rhizoctonia solani chromosome 4, complete sequence and encodes:
- a CDS encoding heat shock protein HSP104 family protein, producing MNFDFTDKTETTIAAAVQSAKDHANAQVTPFHIANALLNEGSGVADNAAGTSLFASVIAKAGGDIASVNRAIQKQLVRLPSQDPPPDETTFSSATVKVLREAQSIQKDMHDSYIAQDHLILSLVKDSGVIALLKEANLTPAAIKTATQATRGNRRVDSKNAEQGFDALTKYAVDLTALAEEGKIDPVIGRDNEIRRVVRILCRRTKNNPVLIGEPGVGKTAIAEGLAQRIVKRDVPASLLGRLFSLDMGALMAGAKYKGEYEERIKSVLSEIEKKGEEGVGIILFIDELHLIMAGSGNSSGGIDAANLLKPLLARGKLRCIGATTYAEYRQYIEKDAALERRFAQVIVNEPSVPDTISILRGIRERYEVHHGVRILDPALIQAAVLAHRYLTSRRLPDSAIDLVDEACASVRVTRETSPEEIDKLERKKLELEIEIHALEREKDTASKERLTIAKKAIADLEDRLQPMKAAYENEKRRGNELNEIRKKIDELRAKADDAERRYDITTASDLRYYAIPDLQKRLEALERKKESEEPSANDAVTPEAIAEIVSRWTSIPVTRLMSTEREKLLRMEKILSESVVGQPEAVKAVANAIRLSRSGLANKNRPIASFLMAGPSGTGKTLLSKTLATLLFDSPDAMIRIDGSEYSEKHSISRLIGAPPGYIGHDSGGQLTEYVRRKPYSIVLIDEIEKASREFVTLFLQVLDDGRLTDGQGRIVDFRNTVVIMTSNLGAAYLNDMGEGPVRPEARNLVMGAIQAHFPPEFVNRIDEVIVFRTLSRGNVMKIVDIRLKELEERIADRKLKINIDPEAKHYLGSIGYSPIYGARPLNRVIQQELLNPLSVLILEERIRDGEVVNVKFDGPHNRLHIVPNHEGTGAQYDDMMDYDDDVEIEEMD